One region of Rattus norvegicus strain BN/NHsdMcwi chromosome 13, GRCr8, whole genome shotgun sequence genomic DNA includes:
- the Serpinc1 gene encoding antithrombin-III precursor has product MYSPGIGSAVAGERKLCLLSLLLIGALGCAVCHGNPVDDICIAKPRDIPVNPMCIYRSPAKKATEEDVLEQKVPEATNRRVWELSKANSRFATNFYQHLADSKNDNDNIFLSPLSISTAFAMTKLGACNNTLKQLMEVFKFDTISEKTSDQIHFFFAKLNCRLYRKANKSSNLVSANRLFGDKSLTFNESYQDVSEIVYGAKLQPLDFKENPEQSRVTINNWVANKTEGRIKDVIPQGAIDELTALVLVNTIYFKGLWKSKFSPENTRKEPFHKVDGQSCLVPMMYQEGKFKYRRVGEGTQVLEMPFKGDDITMVLILPKPEKSLAKVEQELTPELLQEWLDELSEVMLVVHVPRFRIEDSFSLKEQLQDMGLVDLFSPEKSQLPGIIAEGRDDLFVSDAFHKAFLEVNEEGSEAAASTSVVITGRSLNPSRVTFKANRPFLVLIREVALNTIIFMGRVSNPCVN; this is encoded by the exons ATGTATTCCCCGGGAATAGGAAGTGCGGTTGCTGGAGAGAG GAAGctttgtctcctctctctgctACTCATTGGTGCCTTGGGCTGTGCTGTCTGTCATGGAAACCCTGTGGACGACATCTGCATAGCGAAGCCCCGAGACATCCCCGTGAACCCCATGTGCATTTACCGCTCCCCTGCGAAGAAGGCCACGGAGGAGGATGTCCTAGAGCAGAAGGTTCCGGAAGCCACCAACCGGCGGGTCTGGGAACTGTCCAAGGCCAATTCTCGATTTGCCACTAACTTCTATCAGCACCTGGCAGACTCCAAGAACGACAACGACAACATTTTCCTGTCACCCTTGAGCATCTCCACGGCGTTTGCTATGACCAAGCTGGGTGCTTGTAATAACACCCTCAAGCAGCTGATGGAG GTTTTTAAATTTGATACCATCTCCGAGAAGACATCCGACCAGATCCACTTCTTCTTTGCCAAACTGAACTGCCGACTCTATCGAAAAGCCAACAAGTCCTCTAACTTGGTGTCAGCCAACCGCCTTTTTGGAGACAAATCCCTTACCTTCAATGAGAGCTATCAAGACGTTAGTGAGATTGTCTATGGAGCCAAGCTTCAGCCCCTGGACTTCAAG GAGAATCCGGAGCAATCCAGAGTGACCATCAACAACTGGGTAGCTAATAAGACTGAAGGCCGCATCAAAGACGTCATCCCCCAAGGAGCCATTGATGAGCTCACTGCCCTGGTGCTGGTTAACACCATTTACTTCAAG GGCCTGTGGAAGTCAAAGTTCAGCCCTGAGAACACAAGGAAGGAACCATTCCACAAAGTTGATGGGCAgtcatgcctggtgcccatgatGTACCAGGAAGGCAAATTCAAATACAGGCGTGTGGGAGAGGGTACCCAGGTGCTAGAGATGCCCTTCAAGGGGGACGACATCACCATGGTGCTCATCCTGCCCAAGCCTGAGAAGAGCCTGGCTAAGGTGGAGCAGGAACTCACCCCGGAGCTGCTGCAGGAGTGGCTGGATGAGCTGTCGGAGGTCATGCTTGTGGTCCACGTGCCCCGCTTCCGCATCGAGGACAGCTTCAGTCTGAAGGAGCAGCTGCAAGACATGGGCCTTGTTGATCTCTTCAGCCCTGAGAAGTCCCAACTCCCAG GGATCATTGCTGAAGGCAGGGACGACCTCTTTGTCTCCGATGCATTCCACAAAGCGTTTCTTGAG GTAAATGAGGAAGGCAGTGAAGCAGCAGCGAGTACTTCTGTCGTGATTACTGGCCGGTCACTGAACCCCAGTAGGGTGACCTTCAAGGCCAACAGGCCCTTCCTGGTTCTTATAAGGGAAGTCGCACTGAACACTATTATATTCATGGGGAGAGTGTCTAATCCTTGTGTGAACTAA